A stretch of DNA from Juglans microcarpa x Juglans regia isolate MS1-56 chromosome 5D, Jm3101_v1.0, whole genome shotgun sequence:
CTTCGTATTAATATCTTTGTTAAAAGTTTTTCACTCATGAGGTATGTATtggaattgaaggaaaaattatttataaaaaattttacaatttgtggCATAGAAGTTTAAAacatgattaaagaaaaatcttatttgtgGCATAAAATGTTGGAGAATATATCCAAAGAAAACTTGTAAGGATTAGTAAACAAAAGATTTtccatatttatattttttaatctcaagatgtgtgttgatttgtataaaatgaaagcaaatcaaacatatcaagaaaCAATGTCACAAGAAATAGAGAGTTTTTTTAGATAATGCATATAAACGTATGTAAACATTTTTCTCTATAATGTTTGATACATAGAAGTATTTTATTGCTTTCATAGATGATTTTCATGGTATGGATGTATCTATCTGCTATATAAAAAGTCTCAAACCATTGGTAATTCTTGAGATACCTCTCATGGGAGGAAATGAAGCTAGATAGAAAGGTAAAAATCATTGAATTGGATTGAAGTAGTGTCATGAGAAATATTAAAAGTTGAGCCATAATCCCGACCTATTTcgttaaatttttgaaaaaaagtaacaaaCTCTTAAAAATAATGGTATAAAACTCATATCGTGTTCTTAGTAATGTAGTcttaatgacttttttttttgttatggaatgatttaaaacatatatatgtatgagtaGTCAAGTTAAAGTAATACTTTATAacccaaatgaaagaaaattgagttATATAATAGTTATTAGGTACATTATCATTATTGATTAGTCGGGAAATCCAAACGATTTAGACAATATtgtttctatttataatttgaattttgaggaaATTAAAATGTCAAATTCCTTAAGATTAGTAAAATTAGTGGGAGCATAAAAATTAGAGATGTAATTATTGTGACGTTCATTCTTGTACTTCAAAAATacctgtaattttttttttctgattatcTCAATGATAACATGGAATAACAAGCAAATCAGAGAAACACCGCTGAAGAATGGCCATGAAGACATTAGAACATGTAACCTCATGTAATCTTCTTAATTTACTATTTGATTAGACTACATGGGGTAtttccaaaatttgaatttgacatagaaacaaataaaagttCACACGTGTTTTCACAAGTTATGGAAATAAGTGATTCTGTAAAAGATCGATGCATAAAAGATTGATTGAAATTCATGAACCAATGTAAAGcttgtaatttcatttaattgtctacaaagtaaaagaaattgaatataaatGGATCTTGGAGACAAAATCCTGACTTAAAAGATAATGTTAAATGATATAAAGTCAAACTTGTAATCAAGAATTTTACTCAGAAATAAGTATTGATCAGAAAGAGAGATTTTGTAATAATCATGAAATGACTCATTCAGGATCACTCTAACATTAGTTACTCATTACAATTTCGAGTTACATCAAATAGATGTGAAAATAATTGTAGAGTGAAGGTTTGAAATCtacaagaaatgaataaaagtaCTACTTAGAGAAGgtaaaagattttgaaaaatggtatctgaaatttgataataccaATACTGATTTtggatttaagaaaaatatttattgttaatatatataccCGAAGGTCAGTGAgagtatattttatatttatggtCATGCATTTATATGACATATTTTGGCAAGTATAGGTATTGGGattgaattttaatataatGACAAAAACTGTTAGGATTGTTTCAGTATATTTGCATAGAGTCTTGAAAGACTTTGTATGTAGAATTGTTAGTTAATAAataccttaaaaataaaatataacatgttCAGTATTTTAAAGTGTTCTCGAATTGATTAGGTTGTTAAAGAAATTATGTATATGATGTTTATAAGGAATTTGATGGCTGCACGAACTTTTATACAGCTAAACATCAGTTTTACAGTTGACATCATTGGTTGTTGCCAAAGTAAGCTAAGGATGTTTGACGTAAAAGCTGTGAAAAGAGTGCAAAATTATTTGTAAGAAATTAAGGACTATATTGTTACCTTTAAATTGATACTCTTAAGGTTACTAGatatttagattatattttgtggaattgctctaatgatagaaaatatagtTGTATTTTGCTATCTAGTACAGTTATTTTATGAAAGAGTATGAGATAAATTTCTTACTGTTTCACGTGCAGTAAGGGCTGAGTTTGTGGCATGCTTTGAGGCCACAGTGTATGGTATATgattgaagaaatttatattgaaatttagaatTATCGACTTTATAGCCAAACCGCTAAGaatgtataacaataatttCTCATAGTATTTTTTGCCGAATGATGAGtagttaataaaattttaaatgcctAAGTGTTAAggagaaaatataaaaacaaatatattcatatcaatattgtgttaataattatattttaaaaaacttgttgAAAAGATGGGTCTTATGTCTTTATCCATAATGTGAACATGTTAaagatataattaatatgtttagtattttgttactaGATATTAAAAGATATCTATTGTGgttgtttctgttttcttgtttgTCTACTTTATATGTACAATAAATGGTATGAATGAATGATTACAAAATAATGTCTAAAATAGATATGAATTGAAACCCAAGACACTATAATATTAGCCTTAATTGTCCCAATTAAAGAACgtataaattaaattactagTGTTGTGAGACATGGAAGTAAATTTGTTGGTTATATAACAGAGGGACCACCATGACTCGCATTAGTAGCTGATTTGACATTTATATTACCAGACTCATGTAATGTATTTTGAGCTAAGAAAATTTTCTAGAAATGAACGTGCGCAGTATAGTTAATTTCCTATAATAAACCCATGaacgaaaaaaattattttacggGCGTATGGatcaagtgggagaatgtaaaagttttattaaaacttcATGTTCCACACACTCATATTCTAATGAGTTTAGactagtttaaaaaatattacttaattaatgagttataGTGGGATATAAATACCTGTATTCTAATTATAGTGGGACACGAATGTCTCTAAATTTCATGATGatagaagtctataaatagtactaagGGGTTAAGGGTTCTTActtacaatataattatatgccTCTAGCCATTGGGGAGACATTCGAAAGTAAAGTTATTTAGatgatcattctctcatagtcaggtcaaattctttatcaaactaagatgaagagaggtatgtcttttaactgttattattttattatcatggatcataaaaaatcaaagACCCTTGTATTTAAtgtttcatgttaaaatatttaacatatatatgtttgatgatattttagataAACATTATTGCATGTTGTAACTGAATATGTTATATAATGCCAGCGTTCATCTTGCATGGAGAGTTCAGGTTATTCCAAAACGTTTGTTTCGAACTGTTTCTTCACTCTCTTCCCTATGGAGAAGTTCTAGCTAGGACTTCTCGACAACCTAGTGCgtgatatgaaaatggttttcgTCAATTTTGTTTATAGGGGTTTAAAAGCAACATTATTAGCTGCTGGATGCACGCATCTATGCGCTAGCTTTGAGCCAACTCATGTGAGAGGCCATGGATTTGCTGCAAGTTGCTTGCTTGATGTATAGAATCAAATGGCCGGCATTGGTTGTTTTATTGACCATTGGGGCCGTTCTTGTTGGGATCTTCTCCCTTTTTCGAGTGAAGGACCTGTGGTAGTGTGGTTACCGTATAGAGATCTCCCAATATTGGCAGGTGATTTTGAAATGAATTTGGAGGCAAAGGTCACTAAAATCTTTTCTGCTCAGACACTTTGACCCGccgaaggaaaaaaatgaatcaaacaatTTAGTACGACATGTGATTTTAGTCCCGAACCTCCATGACATATTAGGCATTTTGGCAGATCAGAACACCACAAAATCACCTAAAACGACTGTATCTATTTAAATAGGGCCAACCAATTTGGCAATCATAAAGGACCTGCTCTTGTAAGGAAACATTTAAGGCCACGTGGAGTTGCTGCCAACAATGAAGACAGACGGGCACAAGCATGCATAGAAATTTcttacatctcatttcatcttcatCAAGCAATTTACTCCACACCCAAAACCTTACCTAAGACCGATATAAAAAGTTATACCATGAGCTGTCCAGAAGTTATTTTCTCAGATGCATGCCTGTCTGACTAGAAACAAGCACTTCCTACATAATTGTCCTTGTTCAGCGTAGTTACAACTGTGACATTGATCTGATCTTATTTCTAGCTGTCTGGTCTGTTTCTTCCAAGTTCTGTATTTTCTCCCACTATCAACTTAAAGAGTAAAAATGAAAGCAAAAGTGACGGTAATATTAAGCAGACGGTGGGGTTGGGTTATCTAAAGCTACCTAATTTGCACCGTACATGATTTCGGTGATGTAAATAGATTTCATTGGACTATGTGACAAAAGATGTACTAGACCATGGATGTGATTTTATTCATAAGTTAGCAACTACGGTGTGGAAAAGGTAAATCTGTGGTTGGACCCAGCTAAGGTGGATGCATTAATCCCGTGAATGTACTCACCAAGTCCCATGTGTTCGAGccttttcctcttttcctttGTAAATCACATAGATTTATGTAGGTTTTGGTTGAAAAAAGTTGGAAATTACAGCTCAGTTGAGTTATGGCCATGGCCAGCTGCTGCATGTGTTGCCTGCAAGCGCGCACAGTATTGATTCAAGCCGGGGATTATATACATGGGAAAAAGATTAGTTCAGAtattgtttggatttgaagatcttaaatgaaaaaatatagatatatgcTTACATTTATTAACCATTTTATGCTATTGGGAGAATTAATACgtgtaataataaatattataagattcaCTTTATCAATCTTTCTTCCATTTAAGATCCTCAAATTTAAAGGAGGGCTTGATGCCTGAGAAAATAGTGATTCATATACATGCTAGTCAAACTTTAATCCAAAATATGTGCTATCATTAATACTGCCAGGCTGAACTTACTCCACTAATAAAtcaagaaatgaaataaaaaatagtttcatcCAATCCTGATTCACAAACTAAAGTTAAAATTGTGATATTCTATAATTAAACTAGTGGAAGCGTAATCATAGCCTCTAACTGCAGTCAAACTGATTTGCCACATAAGCCAAACATCTAGTTCAATATATCTGAGTAGGGGCACCTTTTTCCTATTGTCTAATTTGTAGTGTCTCAATCtatgtaattaattatgttCACCCAGATATGCAAGGTTGTACGAGGTGAGCCCAACTTCTGGCCGGGCTTTGGTTAATTATCCTCTCACATTCGATATATTCCAAGACTTGATTCTCCTCTCAATCACGAAGCTAACAACAGTGAAACAACATGTGTACCTATGTTGTTGCCGTCCTATTACCATACTTTCTACTCCTTTTGATTTGcagttatatattaaaaaaaggaagatcaaagggaaaaagagttgGCATAAATGGGTTCTCCTCCTCAGAGCACCCTATTACTCTGCACCATAACCAAGATCACTGTCCAAGATCACTGTCCAAAATCTCAGCTTTTCATTCAATGCGTCCCCTCGATGCCATAGAAACCATTGTAATTTGCACAGACAAAGAATGCTTCATTATGAGATATGTCCACCAAGGCCCCTTTTTTTATGGGTACCAAGGACCAATTATCAGATCATCACCTACCAACTAAACCCATGATTTGGGATGCCTACAATGAGGTACAGGGAGCCCCTATACATTATAATTCCCTAAAGTATAACCCTTGCCTttctctgtaaaaaaaaaaaaaaaaaaaaaaaccttctatTTCCCTAATGTCAAACTTCTTAGGATCccaaaaataagaagttggtaACTGCTCACTTTCTgtcagagaaaagaaaaaaggattcAAAAGCCCGAGGCAACTCCCATTTCTCACTCTTCATTATAGAAACATGGATacattaaatataaaagaaaaaaggaacaaaTGCTGGTGTTGTGTGTGTGATCTTATATTATGAATAAAGATCCCACCATCCTCCTATCAAATCGTATTAGGCTTCTCTTTCCATGTTCCCCAAGAACCAAGTCTCGCCCTATCAAATCCTATAACAAACCCGTCTTCAACGTAGGAGAGAAAGACCATGGAAGCAACAATGGCAAGAAAAGCTCTACTACTCTCCATGAGCATGACGTTAGCTAGTTTCTTTCTAATTCATGTTTGTGGAGAGCATTCTGCGGTGGGTCAAATTCCCTGCGGTCGTTATCATGACCAAATGCGTAAAATGCAAGCCTTCAGGGTCTCCTCTGTCCGGCATGATTCGGTTTCTCTTCCACTCTCTCTCCATCCTTCTCCTAGCTCTACTGGCCAACCACCGGTACTAAAACTTGTGTTTCGATTTACTTCTTAGAAACTTTTGTTCATTTCTTCGTTATTGTTCATTtcttagaaaatttaaaaaatccgACACTGCAATATATCCCTGGTCATCTCTCTTCAAACATGTTACTGACGATCATGATGATGGTTGATGTAGGAGGCTGCACCAAGTCCACACGTCTATAATGTGACGTCATACGGTGCAGACCCAACAGGAAGAGAAGACAGCACAGAGGCACTTCTCAGAGCAATATCAGATGCAGCCAGAGGTCCAAGCACAGGGTCATTGCTGGAGGGAATCCAGAATCTTGGGGGTGCACAGATTAATCTTGAAGGTGGAAATTATGTGATTAGCCAACCACTACGATTGCCGGCCACCGGCGTGGGGAATCTCATGGTATGCTCACAAAGATGTTTGAGTTAATCtgtcttttaacttttaagcgTTGTTTTCTTATGTGGAAAGGACCATCTTAGAAATGTGTCGATGCCACATGCCACAGTGTCGCAAGCCAATGCTTCGAGACCAAATATCGAGTGTGTGCCGTCCTCGTTCTTTTTATTTAGAAAGGGATTAGTGTCTGAACATTACTCGGAATACTTTTGACTTTCGAAAAATGAATGAATTCTCTTTGGGTTCTAATCACAGCCATGACAGGTTTGCACGCGCATTCTGGGCACGTAGCTATTTTGAGGAAGCAAATTCAACTTTTGGCAGCCTTTCGGAAATACTTCCTTTAATCTAAAGGAGAATATCGTTCCATGGTTTGTTGTGAAAGCAAAAGGGCCAAAGGCCTACCTTTAAGAATGTTAAAGCTAAAAGTATCTATGTCAGATCTTATACGTGTTAAAAGTTTGGAGTCTTGAAGAGCAAGATGCTCCAATTCCTTATGATATGCAAAAAATCTTACTAGTTGTTGGAGTTTTATAGGGCACACCTAGAAACTCCTCAGCTCTAcataaagtttaaaataaatgttgttctGCATCCTAGACTTTATCTTCTCTATCAAACCTGTTGAAATGTTGTAATTTAAGTGGTGTAATTCTCTTCTGCAGTTTTTGATGCGGGTGTAAATTTTGGTGTATTTGATAAAACAGATACATGGAGGATCATTACGTGCCTCGGACGATTTTCCAACTGACGGGTATCTGATCGACCTGTCAGCTTCAACGACTAGTAATAatgaagaaaacagagagagcTCCAAGGATGCAGAGCTATTGTCCTCATCATCACCTTACAATTACGAGTATGTAACCTTCAGAGACCTCATGTTGGATTCAAACTACAGGGGTGGAGGTATTGCGGTAATAAACTCACTCAGGACTAGCATAGACAATTGTTACATTTCCCATTTCACAACCAATGGGATTTTAGTCCAAGGTGGCCATGAAACCTACATCAGGAGCTCCTTCCTTGGCCAGCACATCACTGCTGGAGGTGATCATGGTGAAAGGAACTTTTCGGGAACAGCAATAAACCTAATGGGTAATGATAATGCTGTAACCGATGTGGTAATTTTTTCAGCTGCAATAGGAATAATGGTTTCTGGTCAAGCCAACATACTTACAGGTGTACATTGCTACAATAAGGCCACTGGCTTTGGTGGCACTGGGATTTATCTGAAACTGCCCGGTTTGACACAAACCCGAATCGTGAATTCGTACTTGGATTACACTGGTATAGTTGCAGAAGACCCTATACAGCTTCATATCTCTAATAGCTTTTTCCTTGGTGATGCATACATTGTCCTGAAATCAATAAAGGGTGTTGCACATGGGGTCAATATTGTTGACAACATGTTCTGTGGGTCCGATAAAGGTATTGAAATTGTTCAACTGGATCAATCCAATGGACCTTTCAAAGATATCGATCAAGTTGTGATTGAGAGGAACAATGTGAGAGGGATGAACATAAAGTCCACAGTTGCAAGGGGATCTGTGAATGGGAAAGGAAACTTATGGATTGTCGATTTTAATAACGTTCTTCTATTTCCTAACCTTATTAGGAATGTGCAGTATTCGTTGAGTGCAACTGGCAGCCAGTTCCCCAACCATGCCTTGCGGAATGTATCTAATAACAGTGTAGAGATTCAGACAGATTTGGATGTTCCGGCCACTGTATTCGTTATAGCAGATCAAGTGTAGCAAGTTAAGCTGACCTAAGTTTTAAGTTCAAGATGTTCTGGCTCCCCCAACTGTGAATAGGTCGGAAGGTCCATTTATTCATGGCAAactgtttttactttttactttctTACGATACAACAACTTCAAAATGACAACCAAATCTGTAGTGATGGTGTACAAGCATGGTAGACaagagaaaatgatattttcttcaTGTTTGGCTTTAGGATTTTTTCTTCCTCGTGTCAAGCTTCAGATTTTAAGTTGGAAGAAACTTGTAATTCTGGTCAAGACCAAGCTAAGCAGGATATTTAGAAATGCCACACGAAATGAATTGTTTTAATGAACCAAGCTCTCTAATTTTGGGTTTGCCTTCAGATATTATGTAAAACCGA
This window harbors:
- the LOC121266426 gene encoding polygalacturonase QRT3-like; the protein is MEATMARKALLLSMSMTLASFFLIHVCGEHSAVGQIPCGRYHDQMRKMQAFRVSSVRHDSVSLPLSLHPSPSSTGQPPEAAPSPHVYNVTSYGADPTGREDSTEALLRAISDAARGPSTGSLLEGIQNLGGAQINLEGGNYVISQPLRLPATGVGNLMIHGGSLRASDDFPTDGYLIDLSASTTSNNEENRESSKDAELLSSSSPYNYEYVTFRDLMLDSNYRGGGIAVINSLRTSIDNCYISHFTTNGILVQGGHETYIRSSFLGQHITAGGDHGERNFSGTAINLMGNDNAVTDVVIFSAAIGIMVSGQANILTGVHCYNKATGFGGTGIYLKLPGLTQTRIVNSYLDYTGIVAEDPIQLHISNSFFLGDAYIVLKSIKGVAHGVNIVDNMFCGSDKGIEIVQLDQSNGPFKDIDQVVIERNNVRGMNIKSTVARGSVNGKGNLWIVDFNNVLLFPNLIRNVQYSLSATGSQFPNHALRNVSNNSVEIQTDLDVPATVFVIADQV